The following coding sequences lie in one Aureibacillus halotolerans genomic window:
- a CDS encoding AraC family transcriptional regulator — translation MSTFKRMLVSYVCILLIPLFTGLISYYVSVSVAKSNAVDSSLAALNQSRTSIENRMLEVESFIRELSLQPNVNRLLAGGPSLEDQVMDVRSVTEQLSVYASTNQLLDYLQLYIWDADMVLIPGSAYARPQHFFNEHRILSMTFQEWRDEMIFQPHNHRVRALSLYNWNKRTIPMVTLMQSLPFHSNGNVKATVLIPIEKSWFQQQMNSFVLPGGWAYIKDEHGNLLANAGISSNEVYTKDFSDEEQVVEKRMKNGEDMYIISVTSDQSGWQYVASVPKTSLLKGADFIGRMTFVVMLVTLLIGGVISVLLAKRHSSPIAKLATLIREHLDHSKRKETNEYAFLEGNLAKLIKRNNSLAQELTQQERLQKDAFLRRLIHGEFHSRDDLHASALDAGVTPEDYGVVLLLKIHGYEQMEGTEVYDELSAAKIIVKNHLQHFYPQLLTVDLNKDEVLMWIVLRPDKTTVTENTLREQLIQERDELPVEYGLDVTYAVGPLTSLPETGMSYDMARRLLDYAILKSEPGVYWHSDYDVSSPFLNYSIEMEVRLFTALKSGEVEDALQLIRDILNAQVQEKQHPMIAQQVLSQLKGTFMRALSPQAMQLQSDVQLQQRLFSLEMASGSEYVLHVFSDIIHTYATQQRQVKEAAGEEVLATMMHYIDQHSHDANLSNYDIAKAIGKPEKYLSRLFQEQRGHYIAEYIEHVRLEKSTILLTSTEDTIQDISEKVGYNSSHSFRRAFKRVFEVTPAQYRSSLGKSARDTT, via the coding sequence ATGAGTACATTTAAACGAATGCTCGTTTCCTATGTGTGTATTTTACTTATTCCGCTATTTACTGGCCTCATATCCTATTATGTGTCTGTGTCTGTCGCGAAATCAAATGCAGTCGATTCTAGTCTGGCTGCACTCAATCAAAGTCGTACGAGTATTGAAAATCGTATGCTTGAAGTGGAAAGCTTCATTCGTGAGCTCTCTTTACAACCTAACGTCAATCGGCTGCTGGCAGGAGGACCATCTCTAGAGGATCAGGTGATGGACGTACGATCGGTCACAGAGCAGCTTTCCGTGTACGCCTCCACAAACCAGCTCCTAGACTATTTACAGCTTTATATATGGGATGCTGATATGGTATTGATCCCCGGTTCGGCGTATGCGAGGCCACAGCATTTTTTCAATGAACATCGGATATTAAGCATGACCTTCCAAGAGTGGCGTGATGAAATGATTTTTCAACCACACAATCATCGTGTACGTGCACTATCGCTTTATAATTGGAATAAGCGCACTATTCCAATGGTGACGTTAATGCAGTCTCTTCCTTTCCATAGCAATGGCAATGTGAAAGCGACTGTTTTGATTCCAATTGAGAAGTCGTGGTTCCAGCAGCAAATGAACTCCTTCGTTCTACCAGGGGGATGGGCTTATATTAAAGACGAACATGGCAACCTTCTGGCGAATGCAGGCATTAGCTCTAACGAAGTATACACCAAAGATTTTAGTGATGAGGAGCAAGTTGTTGAAAAGAGAATGAAAAATGGTGAGGACATGTATATCATCTCCGTAACATCTGATCAAAGTGGCTGGCAGTATGTTGCGTCTGTTCCAAAAACCAGTCTTTTAAAGGGCGCGGATTTTATTGGTCGTATGACATTCGTCGTGATGTTGGTCACTCTTTTAATTGGTGGGGTCATTAGTGTATTGCTTGCGAAGCGACATAGCTCACCTATTGCAAAGCTAGCGACCCTTATTCGCGAGCACTTGGACCACTCAAAGCGAAAAGAAACGAACGAATATGCTTTTCTTGAAGGAAACTTAGCGAAGTTGATTAAACGAAATAATTCGCTTGCACAAGAGCTAACGCAACAAGAACGATTGCAAAAGGATGCGTTTTTGCGCCGACTAATCCATGGTGAATTCCATTCCCGTGATGATCTGCATGCGTCTGCCTTGGATGCAGGAGTTACGCCTGAAGACTATGGTGTCGTTTTGCTTCTGAAAATCCACGGCTATGAACAGATGGAGGGGACGGAAGTCTACGATGAGCTTTCGGCAGCAAAGATTATCGTCAAAAATCATCTGCAACATTTTTACCCTCAGCTACTGACTGTTGATCTGAATAAGGATGAAGTTTTGATGTGGATCGTGCTTCGACCAGATAAGACAACTGTTACAGAAAATACTCTTCGTGAGCAGTTGATACAAGAACGGGACGAGCTACCTGTCGAATATGGATTGGACGTTACTTACGCGGTTGGGCCATTAACTTCGCTACCCGAAACTGGAATGTCATATGATATGGCGCGTCGTTTGCTTGACTATGCGATCCTAAAAAGTGAACCAGGTGTGTATTGGCATAGCGACTATGACGTGTCCAGTCCGTTTTTAAATTATTCTATTGAGATGGAAGTACGGCTTTTTACAGCCTTAAAATCAGGTGAGGTAGAGGATGCCCTTCAACTTATTCGTGACATTTTGAATGCACAGGTTCAGGAGAAGCAACATCCTATGATTGCTCAACAAGTGCTGTCTCAGCTGAAAGGCACTTTCATGAGAGCCTTGTCACCTCAGGCGATGCAGCTGCAAAGCGATGTCCAGCTTCAACAAAGGTTGTTCAGCCTCGAAATGGCTTCTGGAAGTGAGTATGTCCTGCATGTATTCTCTGACATTATTCACACGTATGCTACACAACAAAGGCAGGTTAAAGAGGCTGCTGGAGAAGAAGTGCTTGCGACGATGATGCACTATATAGACCAACATAGTCATGACGCCAATCTTTCGAATTATGATATTGCGAAAGCAATCGGTAAACCTGAAAAATATCTTTCACGCCTATTCCAAGAGCAAAGGGGGCACTATATTGCTGAATATATTGAACACGTCCGTCTGGAAAAGAGCACCATTCTTTTGACGTCGACAGAAGATACGATTCAAGACATTTCGGAAAAAGTGGGCTACAATAGCTCGCATTCCTTTCGTCGGGCGTTTAAACGAGTGTTTGAAGTGACCCCTGCTCAATATAGGAGTAGTTTAGGGAAATCAGCACGAGACACCACCTGA